From Mytilus edulis chromosome 9, xbMytEdul2.2, whole genome shotgun sequence, the proteins below share one genomic window:
- the LOC139488273 gene encoding cytochrome P450 1A1-like, protein MDFLKSIRFNTAMVDMFNQSNITLTCVFIFTLIAIGVYRRRIRSKDQPPGPWGLPFVGYLPFFSKNPPRKCTQLAKTYGDIFCIQLGSWPTIVLNSRAAIREALVEQSDKFSDRPAFFSCKVVNNMRSLGFGSYNARWRLHSKIASTVLREFASPNKPTTEKIIMMEAEKLTEYFLENTHTPFDPHEEIFLAVGSVVYQICCGMDKDCRNDKGYLNLIKNTKMMQEFAGAGNPIDVMPWLRYVIPSKATRFVEILQTLMVSTDAIMKEHIETFDQKNLRDVADGLIFAEKKYCRNPTKNQEITKSDIFSTLQDFLGAGFDTSSSTLEWIILYLGHYQHIQEKIQKEIDSVIGTRSVSLDDIGKLPFTEATILETQRISPVVPIGIPHATSKDTVLRNYRINRGTVVLCNFYGTTRDSKVWKDPEIFKPERFLNDLGFINSSLENELLTFGTGRRRCPGDFIAKMELFLFLVNIFQKCKIKLISEANFEGIFGLTYSPRSYTIKVFER, encoded by the coding sequence atggattttttaaaatcaatacgCTTTAATACAGCAATGGTTGACATGTTTAATCAAAGTAACATTACTCTCACGTGTGTGTTTATATTTACTTTGATAGCTATTGGAGTATATCGTAGACGTATAAGATCGAAGGATCAACCTCCAGGACCATGGGGACTTCCATTTGTGGGATATCTTCCATTTTTTAGCAAAAATCCACCACGGAAGTGTACGCAGCTGGCCAAGACGTACGGTGATATATTTTGCATTCAATTGGGTAGCTGGCCAACTATAGTGTTAAATAGTAGAGCGGCAATTCGAGAAGCATTAGTAGAACAATCAGACAAATTTTCAGATAGACCAGCCTTTTTTTCGTGTAAAGTTGTAAACAATATGCGAAGCCTCGGTTTTGGGTCCTACAACGCAAGATGGCGTTTGCATAGTAAAATAGCTTCAACTGTACTTCGTGAATTTGCATCCCCGAATAAACCTACAACTGAGAAAATTATAATGATGGAAGCAGAAAAACTTACAGAATATTTTCTGGAAAATACACATACACCTTTTGATCCTCATGAGGAAATCTTTCTTGCAGTTGGGAGTGTTGTATATCAAATATGCTGTGGAATGGACAAAGATTGTAGGAACGACAAAGGCTATTTAAATTTGATCAAAAATACTAAAATGATGCAAGAATTTGCTGGAGCTGGAAATCCAATAGATGTAATGCCTTGGTTGCGATATGTTATTCCTAGTAAAGCTACAAGATTTGTAGAAATTCTTCAAACGCTGATGGTATCTACTGATGCGATTATGAAAGAACATATAGAGACATTTGATCAGAAAAACCTTAGAGATGTTGCAGATGGTCTTATATTTGCGGAGAAAAAATATTGTAGAAACCCGACAAAGAACCAAGAGATCACAAAAAGTGATATATTCTCAACACTACAAGATTTCCTTGGTGCAGGATTCGATACGTCATCATCAACCCTCGAAtggattattttatatttaggacaTTACCAACATAttcaagaaaaaattcaaaaagaaattgattCTGTAATCGGTACAAGAAGTGTAAGTTTAGATGATATTGGAAAGTTACCGTTTACAGAAGCGACAATTCTCGAGACTCAAAGGATATCGCCAGTAGTTCCTATAGGAATACCTCATGCAACATCCAAGGACACCGTACTTAGAAATTATAGGATAAACAGGGGAACTGTAGTGCTTTGTAATTTCTATGGGACAACCAGAGACTCAAAAGTATGGAAAGATCCTGAAATTTTCAAACCCGAAAGATTTTTAAATGATCTAGGTTTTATTAATTCATCATTGGAAAATGAACTATTGACATTTGGTACTGGACGTCGACGTTGTCCAGGAGATTTTATTGCAAAAATGGAACTGTTTTTATTTCTTGTTAATATATTCCAAAAATGTAAGATCAAATTAATTTCGGAAGCAAACTTTGAAGGGATTTTTGGCCTTACATACAGCCCTAGATCCTATACAATTAAAGTCTTTGAAAGATGA
- the LOC139488274 gene encoding membrane protein BRI3-like: MSDQPPPYAERESIQGQANRAYGAIPPPAGAYNDPHQKPAGAYDPRYPRDPSQGYNPTTYPPQPAGYAGPPGQGYPAGGYTGPAGYHGQSSSSQQQIIVQQQPPTQVVVVGGCPACRVGVLEEDYTCLGVLCAILFFPLGLLCCLAMRQRRCPNCGAVFD; encoded by the exons ATGTCTGACCAACCTCCACCATACGCAGAAAGGGAGAGTATTCAAGGTCAAG CCAATAGAGCCTATGGTGCCATTCCACCTCCAGCAGGGGCATACAATGACCCTCATCAAAAACCAGCTGGAGCTTATGATCCACGATACCCTAGAGACCCATCACAGGGGTACAACCCTACAACATATCCACCACAACCAGCTGGATATGCTGGACCTCCAGGACAAGGATATCCTGCTGGAGGATATACAGGGCCAGCTGGATATCATGGTCAAAGTTCATCGTCACAGCAACAAATTATAGTGCAACAGCAACCACCCACACAAGTAGTGGTAGTTGGAGGTTGTCCTGCATGTAGG GTGGGAGTGTTAGAAGAAGATTACACCTGTCTAGGAGTTTTGTGTGCCATATTGTTTTTCCCATTAGGACTTTTGTGTTGTTTAGCAATGAGACAAAGAAGATGTCCAAATTGTGGGGCAGTTTTTGATTGA